The Methylomarinum vadi genome has a window encoding:
- a CDS encoding dynamin family protein, whose translation MRNLEFKDQLHEYSQWRDQLVQAIEMYTEWRSRYKYSDPHSTDTLLKIVNGLQSDRVTLAFAAEFSRGKTELINSLFFAETGVRLLPSSPGRTTMSPTELFWDEEGGSYIRLLNIESRLEDLSLVEYKRNPERWTQIDLNCDSPSQMQEAFKELVATKKVPRETADKLGLWNEREAAEQGIINPETVEIPCWRHALISFPHDLLKQGLCILDTPGLNALGTEPELTLSMLPSAQAIIFVLAADTGVTKSDLEMWKNHVCGSRGHSKQGLAVVMNKIDSMWDDLAGEQGYEEAIKKQIETSASILGLDKEVIFPVSAKQALLAKVKSDEELLTKSRLDKLESYLSDDILQQRRQLLMDAVVKDIGFLVSESSNLINTKIRNATKQLEEFKQIDFENEEMTGKLMAETRDRQNAYMANVENFQASRKVFTVQAKMLIDSFAKERIDEIIKATRHDMSKSLTTYGMKQNIRKLFDELRDLLQDSVDITNETRRLVKAIHKKFQDEYGFKEIEPQLFSIKQYQFELEQIFEEGESFRTSAKTTMTEQSIVINKLYSTLIAKARSIMQQAHKDATTWSNSVLTPLMHQIKDHKKQIESRLQMLRKISDSKGSVAENISHLEGELEQLRMQRKELMTIIKAMHFEAYNTQLEEEPLEAVS comes from the coding sequence ATGAGGAATCTGGAATTTAAAGATCAACTGCATGAATATTCGCAATGGCGCGATCAATTGGTTCAAGCCATCGAAATGTACACAGAATGGCGCAGTCGCTATAAATACAGTGATCCTCATAGCACCGATACTCTGCTGAAAATAGTCAATGGCTTGCAATCCGATCGTGTGACATTAGCATTCGCGGCAGAATTCTCGCGCGGCAAGACCGAACTGATCAATTCGCTGTTCTTTGCCGAAACCGGTGTTAGATTACTGCCGTCCTCTCCCGGCAGGACGACGATGTCGCCTACCGAATTATTCTGGGACGAAGAAGGCGGCAGCTATATCCGTTTGCTCAATATCGAAAGTCGTTTAGAGGATCTTTCCTTAGTCGAATACAAACGCAATCCGGAACGCTGGACGCAGATCGATCTTAATTGCGATTCTCCCAGCCAAATGCAGGAAGCCTTCAAGGAATTGGTCGCGACCAAGAAAGTACCCAGGGAAACGGCCGACAAATTGGGGTTATGGAATGAACGGGAGGCAGCCGAGCAAGGAATCATTAATCCGGAGACTGTCGAGATTCCCTGTTGGCGACATGCCCTGATCAGCTTTCCTCATGATTTATTGAAACAAGGTTTGTGTATTCTCGATACACCGGGGCTAAATGCATTGGGAACCGAGCCCGAGTTGACCTTGAGCATGTTGCCGAGCGCCCAAGCCATTATTTTTGTCTTGGCTGCCGATACCGGCGTGACCAAAAGCGATCTTGAGATGTGGAAAAATCACGTTTGCGGTTCCAGAGGACATAGCAAGCAAGGTCTTGCCGTCGTGATGAATAAAATCGATTCGATGTGGGACGATCTCGCCGGTGAACAAGGATATGAAGAAGCGATCAAGAAACAGATCGAAACATCCGCCTCCATATTAGGCTTGGATAAAGAGGTTATTTTTCCGGTATCGGCCAAGCAAGCGTTATTGGCTAAGGTCAAATCCGACGAGGAACTGTTGACAAAAAGCCGTCTCGATAAATTGGAAAGTTATTTATCCGACGACATTCTTCAGCAACGGCGCCAATTGTTGATGGATGCCGTGGTCAAGGACATCGGTTTTCTGGTGAGCGAATCCTCTAATTTGATCAATACCAAGATCAGAAATGCCACCAAGCAATTGGAGGAATTCAAGCAAATCGATTTCGAAAACGAGGAAATGACCGGCAAGCTGATGGCCGAGACGCGTGATCGGCAAAATGCCTACATGGCCAATGTAGAAAACTTCCAGGCCAGTCGCAAGGTTTTTACGGTACAGGCGAAAATGTTGATCGATTCATTCGCCAAGGAAAGAATCGATGAAATCATCAAGGCCACCCGTCATGACATGAGTAAAAGCCTCACCACTTATGGCATGAAGCAGAACATTCGCAAGTTATTCGATGAGTTGCGCGACTTGTTGCAGGATTCGGTCGATATCACGAATGAAACCCGTCGTCTGGTCAAGGCCATCCATAAAAAATTCCAGGACGAATACGGATTCAAGGAAATAGAACCGCAATTGTTTTCCATCAAACAATACCAGTTCGAATTGGAGCAAATTTTCGAGGAGGGGGAATCCTTCCGCACCAGTGCTAAAACAACGATGACTGAACAAAGCATTGTCATCAATAAGCTTTACAGTACATTGATAGCCAAAGCCCGTTCGATTATGCAACAGGCGCATAAGGATGCCACCACCTGGAGTAATAGCGTGCTGACGCCATTAATGCATCAGATCAAGGATCATAAAAAACAGATTGAAAGCCGGTTGCAAATGCTGCGCAAGATCAGCGATTCAAAAGGCAGCGTGGCGGAAAATATCAGCCACCTCGAGGGTGAATTGGAACAGCTTCGTATGCAACGCAAGGAATTGATGACGATTATCAAAGCAATGCATTTCGAAGCATACAATACTCAGCTGGAAGAAGAGCCGTTGGAAGCCGTTTCCTGA
- the pyrE gene encoding orotate phosphoribosyltransferase, translated as MLDYQKEFIQYALDCGVLKFGQFQLKSGRTSPYFFNTGLFNTGAQLDKLGQFYSQALVESGLPVDVLYGPAYKGIPLVSATAIAYSRIRQDIPFAFNRKEAKDHGEGGVIVGSPLQGKVLILDDVITAGTSVRESVDIIRRNGAEPAGVLIALDRQEKGQNEKSAVQEVSDNYNIPVLAIISLADIIEFLELDDNSDLQLKIIREYRQHYGI; from the coding sequence ATGCTTGATTACCAGAAAGAATTCATTCAATACGCATTGGATTGCGGCGTCCTGAAATTCGGTCAGTTTCAACTGAAATCCGGCCGTACCAGTCCTTACTTTTTTAATACCGGCTTGTTCAATACGGGCGCTCAGTTGGATAAATTGGGTCAATTTTATTCCCAGGCCTTGGTGGAGTCGGGTCTGCCGGTCGACGTGCTCTATGGGCCCGCCTACAAAGGGATTCCATTGGTCAGTGCCACCGCTATCGCCTATTCAAGGATCAGGCAGGATATTCCATTTGCGTTCAACCGCAAGGAAGCCAAAGACCACGGCGAGGGAGGAGTCATTGTCGGATCGCCGCTGCAAGGGAAGGTTTTGATTCTGGATGACGTGATCACTGCTGGAACCTCGGTGCGCGAGTCGGTTGACATCATAAGGCGGAATGGGGCGGAACCGGCCGGCGTGTTGATTGCGCTGGATCGGCAGGAAAAAGGCCAAAATGAAAAATCGGCGGTTCAAGAAGTGAGCGATAATTATAATATACCGGTCCTGGCTATCATATCGTTGGCGGATATTATCGAATTTCTTGAACTGGACGACAATTCGGACCTGCAGTTGAAAATAATTCGTGAATATCGTCAACACTATGGCATATAA
- the hemW gene encoding radical SAM family heme chaperone HemW — protein MNRLLTQPLPTLGLYIHIPWCIQKCPYCDFNSHAMKEPLPETVYIDTLLNDLQRDIEEWEINRPIETIFIGGGTPSLFSAQAMERLLNGIQKQALLAENLEITLEANPGTFESDKFADFRRIGINRLSIGIQSFNDRHLKTLGRVHNSAEAMRAVEMAFRSGFDNINLDLMFGLPGQSLHEAIEDVETAVKLSPAHISYYQLTLEPNTWFHKFPPSLPQDEDIYRFQQAGQRLLSEQGYRQYEISAYAQQGKICRHNQNYWRFGDYLGIGAGAHGKISLALPDNIIRTMKSKRPEHYLQQQDSKSSVKIDIAQLPLEFVMNHLRLKSGFTAKHYRAVTGLGMETLEPALSECVNAGLLIYDNEIYRCSERGWNFLDSILEKFIA, from the coding sequence ATGAACAGATTATTAACCCAACCTTTGCCAACTCTGGGCTTATATATTCACATTCCCTGGTGTATCCAAAAATGCCCCTATTGTGATTTTAATTCCCATGCCATGAAAGAGCCGCTGCCGGAAACTGTTTATATAGACACCCTTTTAAACGATTTGCAGCGCGACATCGAAGAATGGGAGATAAATCGGCCGATCGAAACGATATTTATCGGCGGAGGGACGCCCAGTTTGTTTTCTGCCCAAGCCATGGAGCGATTGCTGAACGGCATACAAAAACAGGCGTTATTGGCGGAAAATTTGGAGATTACGCTGGAGGCGAATCCCGGTACCTTCGAAAGCGACAAATTTGCCGATTTTCGCCGGATCGGTATTAACCGCTTATCCATCGGTATACAGAGTTTCAATGACCGTCATTTGAAAACGCTGGGCCGGGTGCATAATTCTGCCGAGGCGATGCGCGCGGTCGAGATGGCTTTTCGATCCGGTTTCGACAATATCAATCTGGATTTAATGTTCGGTCTTCCTGGCCAGTCCTTGCACGAGGCGATCGAAGATGTTGAAACGGCCGTTAAGCTGTCGCCAGCACACATTTCCTATTATCAATTGACGCTGGAGCCGAACACCTGGTTTCATAAATTTCCGCCTAGCTTGCCGCAAGATGAAGATATTTATCGTTTCCAGCAAGCAGGTCAGCGATTATTGTCCGAACAGGGTTATCGACAATATGAAATATCGGCCTATGCGCAACAAGGAAAAATATGCCGGCACAATCAGAATTATTGGCGCTTCGGCGATTATTTGGGAATCGGTGCCGGTGCCCACGGTAAAATCAGCCTTGCCTTGCCGGATAACATTATTCGGACGATGAAAAGTAAAAGACCTGAACACTATCTGCAACAACAGGATTCGAAAAGCAGTGTCAAGATCGATATCGCACAATTGCCGTTGGAATTCGTCATGAATCACTTGCGTCTGAAAAGCGGATTTACCGCGAAACATTATCGGGCGGTCACCGGCTTGGGCATGGAGACATTGGAACCGGCGTTATCGGAATGTGTTAACGCCGGGTTGCTGATTTACGATAACGAAATTTACCGTTGCAGCGAACGTGGCTGGAATTTTCTCGATAGTATTCTGGAAAAATTCATCGCCTGA
- a CDS encoding efflux RND transporter periplasmic adaptor subunit: MISGKRFWLLLFTALLILLAYAFWHKPKAVAVKIYRVAPGEVKETVANTRVGTVKACRRTYLAPATGGQVAKLHVREGDKVKPNQLLLEVWNQDLKAQVDLQQAQIKSARANANQACVLAAGAKREAVRLAKLQKINQLVSEEQVDQAVTDADAKRAFCHASNIEIEVGQAKLKMAEAAVERTLVTAPFAGVVAEINAELGEFVTPSPPGIPTLPPIDLLDISCLYVSAPIDEVDAPKLKTGMQAFVSLDAFAEKRCSGTVSRIAPYVLEKEKQARTVEVEVKLTDPEDLAALLPGYSADIEVLLAKKDNALRIPTEAVLENNRVLLLDADGLLVERSFQPGLANWSFTEVLSGLQKGDKVVLSVGREGVAAGVHAVEER; the protein is encoded by the coding sequence ATGATATCCGGAAAACGTTTCTGGCTACTGTTATTTACCGCGCTACTGATCTTGCTAGCTTATGCCTTTTGGCATAAGCCCAAAGCGGTGGCCGTCAAGATCTATCGCGTCGCGCCGGGTGAGGTAAAAGAAACCGTGGCCAACACTCGGGTCGGTACCGTCAAGGCCTGCCGCCGCACTTATCTGGCCCCGGCAACGGGCGGCCAGGTTGCGAAACTGCACGTCCGGGAAGGCGATAAGGTCAAACCGAATCAATTATTACTGGAAGTCTGGAACCAGGATTTGAAGGCTCAGGTTGATTTGCAACAAGCGCAGATCAAAAGCGCTCGCGCCAATGCCAACCAGGCCTGTGTGTTGGCCGCCGGCGCAAAACGGGAAGCGGTCAGATTGGCCAAACTGCAAAAAATCAATCAACTCGTCTCTGAAGAGCAAGTAGACCAGGCCGTCACCGATGCGGACGCCAAACGCGCTTTTTGTCATGCCTCAAACATCGAAATCGAGGTCGGCCAAGCAAAATTAAAGATGGCAGAGGCTGCTGTCGAACGCACGTTGGTAACAGCTCCGTTTGCCGGCGTCGTTGCCGAAATCAATGCCGAACTGGGCGAATTCGTCACGCCTTCACCGCCCGGCATTCCAACCTTGCCGCCCATCGACCTGCTGGATATCAGCTGTTTGTATGTGTCGGCGCCGATCGATGAAGTCGACGCACCGAAACTGAAAACCGGTATGCAGGCCTTTGTCTCGTTGGATGCATTTGCCGAAAAACGATGCTCCGGAACGGTAAGCCGAATCGCACCTTACGTTTTGGAAAAGGAAAAACAAGCCCGTACCGTGGAAGTGGAAGTCAAACTCACCGACCCCGAGGACCTGGCCGCCTTGCTGCCCGGTTATAGCGCGGATATCGAAGTTTTGTTGGCAAAAAAGGACAACGCCTTGCGCATTCCCACCGAAGCGGTGTTGGAAAACAATCGAGTATTGCTACTTGACGCCGACGGTCTCCTGGTGGAACGTAGTTTCCAGCCTGGCCTGGCTAACTGGAGTTTTACCGAAGTGTTATCCGGCCTGCAAAAGGGCGACAAAGTAGTGCTGTCGGTCGGCCGCGAAGGGGTTGCGGCCGGCGTCCATGCAGTCGAAGAACGATGA
- a CDS encoding ABC transporter ATP-binding protein, translating to MIELENINRFFQVGEQTVHALDNINLSIQDGEYLSVMGPSGSGKSTLLNIISLLDKPSSGTYRLNGQNVTGFDDNRLAQVRRENIGFIFQFFHLIPRLSAAENIEMPMILAGIPKNERRQRVIAALDTVALSDRAEHRPDQLSGGQRQRVAIARATIMNPSILLADEPTGNLDTHSGLEIIELMERLNQQGVTLLVITHDPALGERAGRRIRIVDGRIV from the coding sequence ATGATCGAACTGGAAAATATCAATCGATTTTTTCAAGTGGGCGAGCAAACCGTGCATGCGCTCGATAACATCAATTTGTCCATTCAAGACGGCGAATATCTATCGGTCATGGGGCCGTCCGGTTCCGGTAAGTCGACCTTGTTAAATATCATTTCCTTGCTCGACAAACCCTCCTCCGGCACTTACCGCTTGAATGGACAAAATGTCACCGGTTTTGATGACAATCGTCTGGCTCAGGTAAGGCGGGAAAATATTGGTTTTATCTTTCAGTTTTTTCATTTGATCCCCAGGCTCAGTGCCGCTGAAAACATCGAAATGCCGATGATACTGGCCGGTATTCCCAAAAATGAACGCCGACAACGGGTCATCGCCGCGCTTGATACCGTGGCATTGAGCGACAGGGCCGAACACCGCCCCGACCAATTGTCCGGCGGACAACGCCAACGTGTCGCCATTGCCCGGGCCACTATCATGAATCCCTCGATCTTGCTGGCGGATGAACCGACCGGTAACCTGGATACGCATTCCGGTCTGGAAATCATCGAGTTGATGGAACGATTAAACCAACAGGGAGTCACGTTGCTGGTTATCACGCATGATCCTGCACTAGGAGAACGTGCCGGCAGGCGGATTCGTATCGTCGACGGCCGAATAGTCTAG
- a CDS encoding ABC transporter permease encodes MLVKDIFSQALTAVLTQPLRASLIVLAMSIGISSVTILTALGESARLYVVNEFESLGTHLLIILPGRNETTGGQPPIFGETPRDLTLEDAEAVAASPYIAATAPVSVGSAPVSIFGLERESSILGSTAALRSVRHLDMAQGRFLPKIDIDKAVPVCVIGQTIKAELFAGKQVLGQWLRINDRRFQIIGVLAEQGQSIGVGLDEVVIVPVASAQILFNNHSLFRLLAEAKSKQAMYQAEEHIRKIIKQRHEGEDDITIITQDSVVRTFDDILTALTLTVTSIASISLLVAGVLVMNVMLVSVTQRTAEIGLLKALGATRSQLQWLFLAEAAILSLAGALLGMLLGKLILVLIQTVYADFPLVLPLWALFAAVAVAVFTGILFGVLPARKAADLDPIMALSKR; translated from the coding sequence GTGTTAGTCAAAGACATTTTCTCTCAGGCATTAACCGCTGTCTTGACCCAACCCCTGCGCGCATCGCTGATCGTGCTGGCGATGAGCATCGGCATCAGTTCCGTCACAATCTTAACCGCGTTAGGCGAAAGCGCGCGGCTTTATGTCGTGAATGAATTCGAATCCCTGGGCACGCATTTGCTGATCATTCTGCCAGGCCGCAACGAAACCACCGGCGGTCAACCGCCCATCTTCGGCGAAACCCCGAGAGACTTAACCCTGGAAGATGCGGAAGCGGTGGCCGCCAGTCCATATATCGCGGCTACGGCTCCCGTGTCTGTCGGTTCGGCGCCTGTTTCCATTTTCGGTCTGGAACGGGAAAGCTCAATTTTAGGATCGACAGCGGCACTGCGCAGCGTCAGACATTTGGATATGGCGCAAGGCCGCTTCCTACCAAAAATCGATATCGACAAAGCCGTACCGGTCTGCGTGATAGGCCAAACCATCAAAGCGGAATTGTTTGCCGGAAAGCAGGTATTAGGCCAATGGCTACGCATCAACGACCGACGTTTTCAAATCATCGGTGTATTGGCTGAACAAGGCCAATCGATCGGTGTCGGTTTGGATGAAGTAGTGATCGTTCCCGTCGCATCGGCGCAAATACTGTTCAACAATCACTCCCTATTCCGACTGCTCGCGGAGGCGAAATCGAAGCAAGCCATGTATCAAGCGGAAGAGCATATCCGCAAAATCATCAAACAACGGCACGAGGGCGAAGACGATATCACCATTATCACCCAAGACAGCGTCGTCAGAACTTTCGACGATATCCTGACGGCATTGACATTGACGGTAACCAGCATCGCCAGTATCAGCCTGTTAGTGGCGGGCGTGTTGGTCATGAATGTGATGTTGGTCAGTGTGACACAACGCACTGCGGAAATCGGCTTGCTCAAAGCATTAGGAGCAACACGCTCACAACTGCAATGGCTTTTTTTGGCTGAAGCGGCCATTTTATCCCTGGCCGGTGCACTGTTGGGCATGTTGCTTGGCAAACTCATATTGGTCCTGATCCAAACTGTTTACGCCGACTTCCCGTTGGTCCTGCCGCTCTGGGCGCTCTTCGCGGCTGTTGCCGTCGCCGTTTTCACCGGAATATTGTTCGGCGTGCTTCCGGCCCGAAAGGCGGCGGATTTAGACCCGATCATGGCGTTGTCTAAACGCTGA
- the dnaA gene encoding chromosomal replication initiator protein DnaA translates to MSAIWNNCLAKLEHEIPSSDFSTWIRPLQAVESNEKLRLLAPNRFIIDHVKQHFLAKIEDAVYEFSNGTLVLQFEIGSKKAPAIKPPPSVGKTPAQKKKLPNFLNKAFTFDSFVEGKSNQLARAASVQVSENIGKAYNPLFIYGSSGLGKTHLMHAIGNAVLEQNPSANVVYLHSEKFVQDMVRALQQNTINSFKDYYRSIDILLIDDIQFLAGKERSQEEFFHTFNNLLDKKHQVVLTCDKYPKEIEGLEDRLKSRFGWGLPVAIEPPDLETRAAILIKKAKLVNVELDQDVAFFIAKRIPSNVRDLEGALRRVVANSQFTGREITIDFTKEALHDLISLQDKLVSIENIQKTVAEYFKIRVADLSSKNRKQSITRPRQIAMSLARELTSHSYPEIGDAFGGRDHTTVINACKRIDALKESDVKVSEDYQNLLRTLSH, encoded by the coding sequence ATGAGCGCTATCTGGAATAATTGTCTTGCCAAACTCGAACATGAAATCCCTTCGTCCGATTTCAGCACCTGGATCAGACCGTTGCAGGCTGTGGAAAGCAATGAAAAGTTAAGATTATTGGCACCGAATCGATTCATCATCGATCATGTCAAACAACATTTTCTTGCCAAGATCGAAGATGCCGTGTATGAGTTTTCCAATGGCACGCTGGTTTTACAATTCGAAATCGGCAGCAAAAAGGCGCCGGCCATTAAACCTCCACCCAGTGTGGGAAAAACGCCTGCGCAAAAAAAGAAACTGCCTAACTTTTTAAACAAGGCATTCACTTTCGACAGTTTTGTCGAAGGTAAATCGAATCAGTTGGCCCGGGCCGCTTCGGTGCAAGTCTCCGAAAATATCGGCAAGGCTTATAATCCCTTGTTTATTTATGGCAGTTCGGGCCTGGGCAAGACCCACTTGATGCATGCCATCGGTAATGCCGTGTTGGAACAAAACCCGTCGGCTAATGTCGTTTACCTGCATTCGGAAAAGTTCGTCCAGGATATGGTCAGGGCGTTACAGCAAAATACCATCAACAGTTTCAAGGATTATTACCGCAGCATCGATATTCTGTTGATCGACGATATTCAGTTTTTGGCGGGTAAAGAGCGTTCCCAGGAAGAGTTTTTCCACACCTTCAACAACCTGCTGGATAAAAAGCATCAGGTTGTATTGACCTGCGACAAGTACCCAAAAGAGATCGAAGGGCTGGAAGACCGTTTGAAATCTCGCTTCGGTTGGGGCTTGCCGGTGGCGATCGAGCCGCCGGATCTGGAAACGCGGGCGGCCATTTTGATAAAAAAAGCCAAATTGGTGAATGTCGAGCTGGATCAGGATGTCGCTTTTTTTATCGCCAAACGCATTCCTTCCAATGTCAGGGATTTGGAAGGGGCGTTGCGCCGAGTTGTCGCCAATTCGCAATTCACAGGACGGGAAATTACCATCGATTTTACCAAGGAAGCCTTGCATGATTTGATTTCCCTGCAGGACAAACTGGTCAGTATCGAAAATATCCAGAAAACGGTGGCCGAATATTTCAAGATCCGCGTGGCCGACTTATCTTCGAAAAACCGCAAACAATCGATCACCCGGCCGAGGCAGATCGCCATGTCGTTAGCCAGGGAATTGACTTCGCACAGTTATCCTGAAATCGGCGACGCTTTCGGCGGACGGGACCATACGACGGTGATCAATGCGTGCAAACGTATCGATGCGTTGAAGGAAAGCGATGTCAAAGTGTCGGAAGACTACCAAAACCTGTTGAGAACATTGTCACATTAA
- the dnaN gene encoding DNA polymerase III subunit beta, with the protein MKFIINRDQLLTPLQHIVSVIEKRQTMPILSNVLINANENQLVLTGTDLEIQVVAKIDLNADQPGSVTVPARKFLDICRLLPNEAEIKFEQKEDKVKVTSGRGRFSLTTLPAENYPEFTESEFDNTFVINAGKLKKALDKTIFCMANQDVRYYLNGLLLHVSNSRLKLVASDGHRLSIYDDDIGEATGYESRIIVPRKGVQELSRLLDDSDAEATIQFSNNNIRIFYKDLIFSAKLVDAKYPDFSRVFDQPFHNPVLIQKQLLKEALTRVSVLSNEKFKGVTLDISDNLMKISTHNPEYDEAEEELVMQYQGESLSISFNSQYMLDAVSNLDSEMAVMTFASNASSCFIEEPDQSLFKFIVMPMRL; encoded by the coding sequence ATGAAATTTATTATTAATAGGGATCAGCTTTTAACGCCGCTGCAGCATATCGTCAGTGTGATCGAAAAAAGGCAAACCATGCCGATTCTTTCCAATGTGTTAATCAATGCCAACGAAAATCAGTTGGTTTTGACTGGTACCGATCTTGAAATCCAGGTGGTCGCCAAAATCGATCTCAATGCCGATCAGCCCGGTTCCGTGACGGTACCGGCACGAAAATTTCTCGATATCTGCCGCTTGCTTCCAAACGAAGCGGAAATTAAGTTCGAACAGAAAGAAGACAAAGTCAAAGTCACTTCGGGGCGTGGTCGTTTCTCGTTAACGACGTTGCCGGCCGAAAATTATCCCGAATTTACCGAATCGGAATTCGATAACACGTTTGTGATCAATGCCGGCAAATTGAAAAAGGCCTTGGATAAGACGATTTTCTGCATGGCAAACCAGGATGTCCGCTATTATTTGAACGGTCTGTTATTGCATGTCAGCAATAGTCGACTGAAATTAGTCGCCTCGGATGGTCATCGTTTATCCATATACGATGACGATATTGGCGAAGCCACCGGTTATGAGTCCCGTATCATCGTGCCGAGAAAAGGCGTGCAGGAATTGAGCCGGCTGCTGGACGACTCCGATGCGGAAGCCACTATTCAGTTCTCCAATAACAATATCCGTATCTTCTATAAAGATCTGATTTTTTCCGCCAAGTTAGTCGATGCCAAATACCCGGATTTTAGCCGTGTGTTCGACCAACCGTTTCATAATCCGGTGTTGATACAAAAACAATTGCTGAAGGAAGCATTGACCCGCGTTTCCGTGTTGTCCAACGAAAAATTCAAGGGCGTCACGCTCGATATCAGCGATAACTTGATGAAAATCAGCACGCATAATCCGGAATACGATGAAGCCGAAGAAGAATTGGTGATGCAATATCAAGGCGAAAGCTTGTCGATCTCTTTCAATTCACAATATATGCTAGATGCCGTTTCCAATCTGGATTCCGAAATGGCGGTCATGACTTTCGCCAGCAATGCTAGCAGTTGTTTTATCGAAGAGCCGGATCAGTCGTTGTTTAAATTCATTGTCATGCCGATGCGTCTCTAA
- the recF gene encoding DNA replication/repair protein RecF (All proteins in this family for which functions are known are DNA-binding proteins that assist the filamentation of RecA onto DNA for the initiation of recombination or recombinational repair.), which produces MAIVKLDILSVRNIHRATLLPSPSLNLITGANASGKSSLLEAIFILGRARSFRTANIKQAIEFEQPDLIVSAQIQQTGGHLAQLGIQINQKHCDIHINRESKKKSDLAYSLPLQLIHPKSYKLLDAGPQIRREFMDWGIFNHKQNFLSDWRNFKKVLLQRNSLLKSRQLKQLGVWNGKLVQYSELVTTYRQDYLRLLEPVFQQVAEHFLTNVQLQLKFLPGYDREKGLLHLLQGDLEKDLRYGYTHSGPHRSDFQLLFNQRIAKDFVSRGQLKLLVLALKLAQVKLLNQFNNNSVCILIDDLTAELDTLNKAKLLKYLAGLNCQVFMSSTELSDFGELNDSIDLKVFHVEHGCIKSL; this is translated from the coding sequence ATGGCAATCGTGAAACTGGATATTCTGTCGGTCCGGAATATCCATAGGGCAACATTGTTGCCTTCCCCTTCCCTTAATCTAATCACCGGCGCCAACGCCAGCGGCAAGAGTTCCTTGCTCGAAGCGATTTTTATCCTGGGCCGGGCCCGCTCATTCAGGACGGCAAATATCAAACAGGCGATCGAATTCGAACAACCCGACTTAATCGTTTCCGCGCAAATCCAACAAACTGGTGGTCATCTTGCTCAACTGGGCATACAGATTAACCAGAAACACTGCGATATACACATCAATCGGGAAAGTAAAAAAAAATCCGATCTGGCTTATTCGTTACCCTTACAATTGATTCATCCGAAAAGCTATAAACTGCTGGATGCGGGGCCACAAATCCGCCGCGAGTTTATGGACTGGGGGATATTCAATCACAAGCAAAACTTTTTATCCGATTGGCGTAATTTTAAAAAAGTGTTATTGCAAAGAAACTCCTTGTTAAAGAGCCGGCAATTGAAACAACTGGGGGTATGGAATGGCAAGCTGGTGCAATACAGCGAACTCGTTACCACTTATCGCCAAGATTATTTACGCCTGTTGGAACCTGTTTTTCAACAAGTCGCTGAGCATTTTTTGACGAACGTGCAATTGCAACTTAAGTTTTTACCAGGCTACGATCGAGAGAAAGGGCTTTTGCACTTATTGCAGGGAGATCTTGAAAAAGACCTGCGCTATGGCTATACGCATAGCGGTCCCCATCGTTCCGATTTTCAATTGCTTTTCAATCAACGCATTGCCAAGGATTTCGTTTCCCGAGGGCAATTGAAATTACTCGTACTCGCGTTAAAGTTGGCCCAGGTCAAACTACTCAACCAATTCAACAATAACTCGGTTTGTATCTTAATCGACGATCTAACTGCTGAATTGGATACTTTAAACAAGGCAAAATTGTTAAAATATCTGGCTGGATTGAATTGCCAAGTATTCATGTCTTCTACCGAACTTTCCGATTTCGGTGAGCTTAACGATTCAATCGATTTGAAAGTGTTCCACGTGGAACATGGTTGTATTAAATCTTTATGA